A window from Phaeocystidibacter marisrubri encodes these proteins:
- a CDS encoding outer membrane beta-barrel protein has protein sequence MSKLWNSIKNKVDESATSMQEGDWAAMESLLNESPATAPNRSRRWGLFTVLVFGVMALSALLVQPWSHTEPSTEVTSSETVIPIEESNLSDEPDSKEISSQESSVAVVSSSSTSGTSGGHTEASVPSSTANTEAQPSNNALSSTPTVGAPSQLSSASTPTSNNVRKVQPEAGALATQSANADVPETTMENQVPGSESEAFANETPRIELAQKSWVSRSDHPLGTDQIERTVTLEEEVESSETLEDAASEASESPSSILINSSTATSTGMFAEGHYAISPSLNSSLLSNELGLEIGYDWKGWTFQTGAHYVNTSGFISTDYKENVLEYDTTTSTSFEFGVDTSVVKYWVITGYYTGEYRYDTTYTSYTDTIITTDIDSTLSQVSRTKRTHITTSYVQIPLVAGYEWRSGSWGVKLQGGVNFRSTTYVSDEFQSTTAWGVDAILRPAISYHWTDDWSVFLRTSFRLPVTSDPLLNRNRFTRMSFGVGVRYRF, from the coding sequence ATGAGTAAGCTCTGGAACTCCATAAAGAACAAAGTTGACGAATCGGCTACCTCTATGCAGGAAGGCGATTGGGCTGCTATGGAATCACTTTTGAATGAGTCGCCTGCCACTGCTCCGAACCGCAGCCGTAGATGGGGGCTCTTCACTGTGTTGGTTTTTGGAGTTATGGCGTTGAGTGCATTGCTTGTTCAACCTTGGTCTCACACCGAGCCATCAACTGAGGTAACTTCGTCTGAAACGGTTATTCCTATTGAAGAGTCCAACCTTTCGGATGAACCTGATTCTAAGGAGATATCCTCTCAAGAGTCATCCGTAGCGGTGGTATCTTCATCGTCAACTTCGGGTACATCTGGAGGGCATACAGAAGCGTCCGTACCATCCTCTACAGCGAATACAGAGGCACAACCTTCTAATAATGCACTGTCTTCAACTCCTACGGTTGGGGCTCCATCTCAGTTATCGTCAGCGTCAACCCCAACATCCAACAACGTGAGGAAGGTTCAACCAGAAGCGGGGGCATTGGCGACTCAAAGTGCAAATGCAGATGTTCCAGAGACTACAATGGAGAATCAGGTGCCTGGTTCAGAATCCGAAGCCTTCGCCAACGAAACACCTAGAATTGAACTCGCACAGAAATCATGGGTATCGCGTTCCGATCATCCACTCGGAACAGATCAGATTGAACGCACGGTAACGCTTGAGGAAGAAGTTGAGAGTTCTGAAACTCTAGAGGACGCTGCGAGCGAGGCATCAGAAAGTCCAAGTTCTATCCTGATAAATTCATCAACGGCCACTAGTACGGGGATGTTTGCAGAAGGACATTACGCCATTTCACCTTCTCTAAATTCGAGCTTATTGAGTAATGAGTTGGGTTTGGAAATCGGGTATGACTGGAAAGGATGGACCTTCCAAACGGGTGCCCATTATGTAAATACCAGTGGTTTTATTTCTACGGATTACAAGGAGAATGTACTTGAGTATGATACCACCACTTCAACGTCATTCGAGTTTGGTGTTGATACATCCGTTGTGAAATATTGGGTGATTACAGGCTATTATACCGGTGAGTACCGCTACGATACCACCTATACGAGCTACACAGACACAATTATTACCACCGATATTGATTCGACTTTAAGCCAGGTGTCACGCACCAAGCGCACGCACATCACTACCTCGTATGTTCAGATTCCATTAGTGGCGGGTTACGAATGGAGAAGCGGGTCATGGGGAGTGAAACTACAAGGTGGAGTAAACTTCAGAAGTACAACTTATGTGAGTGATGAGTTTCAATCCACGACAGCGTGGGGTGTGGATGCCATTCTTCGTCCGGCAATCTCGTACCACTGGACCGATGATTGGAGCGTATTCCTTCGAACATCATTCAGACTCCCTGTAACCTCCGATCCACTCTTGAACCGAAACCGTTTCACGAGGATGAGCTTTGGAGTGGGAGTGAGGTATAGATTTTAG
- a CDS encoding RNA polymerase sigma factor: MSINLEAVIQQCRKNNRRAQFELYQHCFDRLMLTCNRYKKNREDALALLNAGFLKVLTNLDKYDDRQSFMPWASTIMVRTAIDDFRKNKAQKLQMVYCETEEELEGSASEDFFHDVVSAMSAEEIKKIIFELPDNERLVFTLHEMEGYKHHEIAAELGVTERSTKRYLKSAKKMLQDELGKNQHIQSMFS; the protein is encoded by the coding sequence ATGAGCATAAATCTAGAAGCGGTCATCCAACAATGTCGGAAGAACAACCGACGTGCGCAATTTGAGTTATATCAACATTGCTTCGACCGACTTATGCTCACATGTAACCGATATAAGAAGAATAGAGAAGACGCGTTGGCCTTGCTAAATGCGGGCTTCTTGAAGGTTTTGACGAATTTGGATAAGTACGACGACCGTCAGAGTTTTATGCCATGGGCATCTACAATTATGGTTCGTACTGCCATTGATGACTTTAGAAAGAACAAGGCTCAGAAACTTCAGATGGTGTATTGTGAAACAGAAGAAGAGTTGGAAGGGAGCGCTTCGGAAGATTTCTTTCACGATGTAGTTTCAGCGATGAGCGCAGAAGAGATCAAGAAGATCATTTTCGAATTACCGGATAATGAAAGACTGGTGTTTACGCTTCACGAAATGGAGGGATATAAACATCATGAGATTGCAGCTGAATTAGGGGTGACAGAAAGATCTACCAAACGGTATTTGAAGTCGGCCAAGAAGATGTTACAAGACGAATTAGGAAAGAACCAACATATTCAATCCATGTTCTCATGA
- a CDS encoding T9SS type A sorting domain-containing protein yields the protein MKKLLSLLFAAFSLGALAQVNLDVDVYSNTQLHQGVAVFLYENHQGAASIADPRDFTQVEYTSGNGRASFTIPSTLDTVHFGTFDCNGTFYQKKLYLNPSISMFNDTLIYSTCDPSDCQTMLKSEFTSTDLEVQAISLREWNWTNLTSVDNEFVVNGSYYYSSPSNINIASISVPKSSFTTGPVSIFFRRDTTCAATWDSLWYNGSSPRITCNAEFLIDTVNSGVFNGQLILGEISTTSAGYIFDYMWSFGDGSVYNVQYPTHTYASTAASYNVCLTILATDGVDTCSSTFCDTITFDSTGAPVFKTGFTVNVLDPAELSMDENLLQSLKLFPNPTAGDAVLTWDAALDVSEVDVFTINGQNVTSVKPEYNEVKLSALPSGVYFVRVRTPFSVTAQRLIVN from the coding sequence ATGAAAAAACTACTATCCCTTCTTTTTGCCGCCTTTTCGTTAGGTGCCCTAGCACAGGTCAACTTAGATGTTGATGTTTACAGCAACACCCAGCTTCATCAAGGTGTTGCAGTGTTCCTCTATGAAAACCATCAAGGTGCAGCAAGTATTGCTGATCCACGTGATTTTACTCAGGTAGAATACACATCTGGTAATGGTAGAGCTTCCTTCACGATTCCATCTACGCTAGACACGGTCCACTTTGGAACTTTTGATTGTAACGGTACTTTTTATCAGAAGAAACTCTATTTGAATCCATCGATATCTATGTTTAATGACACACTCATTTATTCCACGTGTGATCCATCAGATTGTCAAACGATGCTCAAATCCGAGTTCACGTCTACTGATTTAGAAGTTCAAGCAATTTCTTTACGCGAGTGGAACTGGACTAATCTGACCAGTGTGGATAACGAGTTTGTGGTGAATGGGTCATACTATTACTCATCCCCATCTAACATCAACATCGCTTCCATTTCCGTACCTAAGTCATCATTCACCACAGGTCCTGTGAGCATCTTTTTCAGACGCGATACAACGTGTGCAGCCACTTGGGATTCACTTTGGTACAACGGATCTTCACCGAGGATTACCTGTAATGCCGAGTTCTTGATTGATACTGTAAACTCAGGTGTTTTCAATGGTCAACTTATCTTGGGAGAGATCTCAACTACTTCTGCAGGATACATTTTTGATTACATGTGGAGTTTTGGTGATGGTTCGGTTTACAACGTTCAGTATCCAACGCACACTTATGCAAGTACAGCTGCATCCTATAATGTTTGTTTGACCATCCTCGCTACTGATGGCGTAGACACTTGTTCAAGCACATTCTGTGATACCATCACATTTGACTCAACCGGTGCTCCTGTGTTCAAGACAGGCTTTACCGTGAATGTACTTGATCCTGCTGAACTCTCCATGGATGAGAATCTACTTCAGTCTTTGAAACTATTCCCGAACCCAACTGCAGGTGATGCAGTACTGACTTGGGATGCTGCTTTAGACGTGAGCGAGGTAGATGTGTTCACCATTAACGGTCAGAATGTAACTTCAGTAAAACCGGAATACAATGAAGTAAAACTCTCAGCTTTGCCAAGCGGTGTTTATTTCGTTCGAGTTCGTACGCCGTTCTCGGTAACTGCTCAACGACTCATCGTTAATTAA
- a CDS encoding T9SS type B sorting domain-containing protein, which produces MLKELFGNPRIWVRFFCVINALLTPLMVSAQCNVSANTDTASACVGDTVYLSASGASSYDWSGSSSLSCSSCATPYVIVGNTPDTIILKGTSASNVPAVNGDFTSGNTGFTSQYVYNATSIWNEGTYAVGTNPNSVHPNFGTWGDHTTGSGNYMLVNGSTSGNRILWQQNVAFPANTTVTMTWWMLTFVTPPGSLILRVNGQNIGAQISTPNSAGVWSRAQFSFTTPNATGNSNIQIITVSSLVAGNDFGLDDISFFYNCESYDTVYVVPNSKAYIQTQLNTDTEGCDELCANWTNLSSLDSTQATYWWDYGDGSPIDTAFTGSHCYTSPGEYFVKLFAESNTGCPDSTWLDTIVVGQSPVITSIQVSGDGGYVNNGVYVQPSQNPEVSIQVNLASGLQVSSIEVDWGDGQSNSYTPGGAVSTFSATHTYVDFDPAQICVRVETDLGCSDEICTAVSFTPFVETPNVFSPNGDGINDTYVPHFNAAERVEWTVFNRWGKVVFKSTTLGEEWDGTTNGRKVSEGVYFIVARAWGAFARDPYEVNGSINVMY; this is translated from the coding sequence ATGCTCAAAGAACTTTTTGGTAATCCACGAATTTGGGTGCGTTTTTTTTGCGTGATCAATGCCTTGTTGACTCCCTTGATGGTGTCTGCACAATGCAATGTAAGCGCCAATACTGATACCGCTTCGGCCTGTGTGGGCGATACGGTGTATTTAAGTGCTTCGGGTGCAAGTAGCTATGATTGGAGTGGTAGTTCAAGTTTGAGCTGTTCGTCGTGTGCTACTCCATATGTGATTGTTGGCAATACGCCGGATACCATCATCCTAAAAGGAACCTCTGCTAGTAATGTTCCCGCCGTGAACGGAGATTTTACCTCGGGAAATACAGGGTTTACAAGTCAGTATGTTTACAATGCCACTTCCATTTGGAATGAAGGTACCTATGCTGTGGGTACTAATCCCAATTCTGTTCATCCCAACTTCGGGACATGGGGAGATCACACTACGGGATCTGGCAACTACATGCTCGTAAACGGTTCAACCTCAGGAAATAGGATTCTTTGGCAGCAGAATGTGGCATTCCCAGCGAATACAACCGTAACCATGACATGGTGGATGCTCACCTTTGTTACACCTCCGGGCTCGCTTATTTTGCGAGTGAACGGACAGAATATCGGAGCACAAATCAGTACACCTAATAGCGCTGGTGTTTGGAGCAGAGCACAGTTTTCCTTTACTACGCCGAACGCAACGGGGAACTCCAACATTCAGATTATTACCGTTTCGAGTTTGGTAGCGGGTAACGATTTTGGATTGGATGACATCAGTTTTTTTTACAACTGTGAGAGCTATGATACGGTCTATGTGGTGCCGAATTCCAAGGCCTACATTCAAACACAACTCAATACGGATACAGAGGGGTGCGATGAGCTCTGTGCAAATTGGACCAACTTATCGTCTCTAGATTCTACACAGGCAACATATTGGTGGGATTATGGAGATGGTTCACCTATTGATACTGCTTTCACAGGGAGTCACTGTTATACCTCGCCGGGCGAATATTTCGTGAAGCTTTTTGCAGAGAGCAATACGGGTTGTCCAGATTCCACATGGCTCGATACCATAGTGGTGGGACAAAGCCCGGTGATTACATCCATCCAAGTATCAGGTGATGGAGGCTATGTGAACAATGGAGTATATGTTCAACCTTCACAGAATCCAGAAGTTAGCATACAAGTTAATCTTGCCAGTGGACTGCAAGTTAGCTCCATAGAAGTGGACTGGGGCGATGGTCAATCGAATAGTTACACTCCAGGAGGAGCCGTGTCTACTTTTTCAGCCACACATACTTATGTAGATTTTGATCCGGCACAAATCTGTGTTCGCGTGGAAACGGATTTAGGATGTTCAGATGAAATATGCACTGCGGTTTCCTTCACTCCGTTTGTGGAAACACCCAATGTCTTTTCACCCAATGGAGATGGTATTAACGATACGTATGTTCCCCATTTCAATGCGGCAGAAAGAGTAGAATGGACCGTCTTCAATCGTTGGGGGAAAGTTGTGTTTAAGAGCACCACCTTGGGCGAAGAATGGGATGGAACCACCAACGGAAGAAAAGTTTCTGAAGGGGTGTACTTCATCGTGGCTCGTGCTTGGGGAGCTTTCGCCAGAGATCCTTATGAAGTGAATGGATCCATCAATGTGATGTACTAA
- a CDS encoding ABC transporter permease: MAENRPITVVDANSKSASNGLSTLWNYRELLGSLSRRDFRVRFVQTRLGYVWAIIQPLFLIAILTFLFSKVLSVNTGHAPYPLFALSGQILWSFFSYSAVQGGQSLVQAQHMIRKIWFPRIVLPFSKAGVGLIDLAIGLVLLLALMPIFNMPYSTSIALILLAVLFTVVAGMGISLWTSSLGIKYRDIQHALPYVIQFLFFLTPVAYPSGILGRAVGESNTWIAYLNPMAGPIDIARYGLFGSEINSSHVSISCAIAFFVLISGWIYFHKVERNMADTL, from the coding sequence ATGGCTGAGAACCGACCTATCACCGTGGTCGACGCGAACAGTAAATCCGCGTCGAACGGTTTGTCAACTTTATGGAATTACAGAGAATTGCTGGGATCTCTATCTCGAAGAGATTTCCGAGTTCGGTTTGTTCAAACTCGACTGGGATATGTTTGGGCCATCATCCAACCCCTGTTTTTAATTGCCATCCTCACCTTCCTCTTTAGCAAGGTACTCAGCGTTAACACAGGCCATGCGCCCTATCCGCTCTTTGCGTTAAGCGGACAAATCCTCTGGTCGTTTTTCAGTTATTCGGCCGTACAAGGCGGACAATCGCTGGTCCAAGCGCAGCACATGATTCGAAAGATTTGGTTCCCGCGAATCGTACTCCCATTTAGCAAGGCAGGGGTAGGGTTGATTGATTTGGCCATAGGACTGGTACTACTGCTGGCCCTCATGCCTATCTTCAATATGCCGTATTCGACTTCCATTGCTCTCATTCTTCTTGCCGTTCTCTTTACCGTAGTGGCAGGAATGGGAATCTCACTTTGGACATCCTCTCTAGGCATTAAATACAGAGATATTCAACACGCATTACCCTATGTCATTCAATTCCTGTTCTTCCTAACACCCGTTGCTTATCCCAGTGGAATTTTGGGCAGAGCCGTTGGAGAATCGAATACATGGATCGCTTATCTGAACCCTATGGCTGGTCCGATTGATATCGCGCGTTACGGACTCTTTGGAAGTGAGATCAATTCATCCCATGTCTCCATCAGTTGCGCTATCGCATTTTTCGTTTTGATATCAGGTTGGATTTACTTCCACAAAGTTGAACGCAATATGGCAGACACCTTATGA
- a CDS encoding ABC transporter ATP-binding protein gives MSNPAIEIENLGKEYQLHGAKSSTLLGKLTNSLKRDKDTFWALRNVNLNIEEGKVLGIIGPNGAGKSTLLKLLSRITYPSEGKFTARGRISSLLEVGTGFHPELSGLDNIFLNGSILGMSKSEIERAKDEIIDFSGVEKFINMPVKHYSSGMKVRLAFSVAAHLTAEILLIDEVLAVGDASFQRKCLERMESVSQNQGRTILFVSHNMRAVKDLCHDAAYIDGGQLTQYGTADEITRFYHQSLEEKALDVQLEARTDREGTGSVKLSRMRFIAEDGTELSQLTPGETAVLEVGYTGAKSPEGLNVRLSIGRENDGFICALSNHLAGEHFGTLPPNGTLRCKLDKVPFMTGKYTINARLTQHNIMTDDVKSALVFEVGEGDYFNSGDLFSTTRTGVYIDQRWSAE, from the coding sequence ATGAGTAATCCGGCAATTGAAATAGAAAACCTAGGGAAGGAATACCAACTTCACGGAGCGAAGTCCTCTACTCTTTTGGGAAAACTCACCAACTCACTGAAAAGAGATAAAGACACTTTTTGGGCGCTTCGCAATGTAAATTTGAACATCGAAGAAGGAAAGGTATTGGGCATCATTGGCCCCAATGGCGCCGGAAAGAGTACCCTACTAAAATTGCTTTCTAGAATCACGTATCCCAGCGAAGGGAAATTCACAGCAAGAGGGAGAATTTCAAGCTTGCTAGAAGTGGGGACGGGTTTCCATCCTGAATTGAGCGGCCTGGACAACATTTTCTTGAACGGCTCCATCTTGGGAATGTCCAAGAGCGAAATTGAACGAGCCAAGGATGAAATCATTGACTTCTCTGGGGTTGAGAAGTTCATCAACATGCCAGTGAAGCATTACTCCAGTGGAATGAAGGTACGTCTGGCCTTTTCTGTCGCCGCACATCTCACCGCTGAAATTCTCCTTATCGATGAAGTTCTAGCGGTTGGTGATGCCTCTTTTCAACGGAAGTGCTTGGAAAGAATGGAAAGTGTCTCCCAAAACCAAGGTAGGACGATCTTATTTGTAAGCCATAACATGCGGGCCGTTAAGGACCTGTGTCACGATGCGGCTTACATTGACGGAGGTCAACTCACCCAGTACGGCACAGCAGATGAAATCACAAGGTTCTACCATCAATCACTGGAGGAAAAGGCGCTAGATGTGCAACTGGAGGCACGAACCGATCGCGAAGGAACGGGCTCTGTAAAGTTGTCGCGCATGCGTTTTATAGCTGAAGACGGGACGGAATTGTCCCAACTTACCCCAGGAGAAACGGCTGTTTTAGAAGTGGGATACACGGGAGCTAAATCTCCCGAAGGTCTTAATGTTCGATTGAGCATTGGCAGAGAAAACGACGGTTTTATCTGTGCGCTATCCAACCATTTGGCAGGAGAGCACTTTGGAACATTACCTCCAAACGGCACTCTGCGTTGCAAGTTGGATAAAGTTCCCTTCATGACTGGAAAATACACGATCAATGCGCGATTAACCCAGCACAACATCATGACAGATGATGTGAAATCGGCTTTGGTATTTGAAGTAGGCGAAGGAGATTACTTCAACAGTGGCGACTTATTCAGCACAACACGCACTGGTGTTTACATCGATCAACGTTGGTCAGCGGAATAA